In a genomic window of Coprococcus eutactus:
- a CDS encoding esterase/lipase family protein, with product MKIIKRGINAVIPFLLANVYLLARYPKWQIPLLPLIITLLIIWDMVILAMPLLSLKNIQTRGIKRCQRGCENLYSFLAATVFSVVVLILMIVGVVDVSGWTWKNWVLYILTAVIVLAITFWFGMIRIYVSSKQLGIKWRVIGILCGWIPVVHLIVLGKLIKLASDEAVFENEKLIMDNNRKQNQVCATKYPILMVHGVFFRDFRYLNYWGRIPAALEANGARIFYGNHQSAASVADSGHEIADRIKQIIQETGCGKVNIIAHSKGGLDSRYAISKLGMAPYVASLTTINTPHRGCEFADYLLGKIPEKQQQTVANTYNSALKKLGDTNPDFIAAVTDLTASACAKLNRELPDPPGVYIQSTGSCMKKPSGGRFPLNTTNAFVKHFDGENDGLVGYESFKWGSNFIYLKPQGSRGISHGDVIDLNRENIDTFDVREFYVNLVSDLRRRGF from the coding sequence ATGAAGATCATAAAGAGAGGGATAAACGCGGTTATACCGTTTCTGCTGGCGAATGTGTATCTGCTGGCAAGGTACCCAAAGTGGCAGATTCCGCTTTTGCCACTGATAATAACGTTGCTGATCATATGGGATATGGTCATATTGGCGATGCCGTTGCTCAGTCTTAAAAATATACAGACAAGGGGAATAAAGAGATGCCAGAGAGGATGCGAGAATCTGTATTCTTTCCTGGCGGCGACAGTATTTTCGGTGGTGGTGCTGATACTTATGATAGTGGGCGTTGTCGATGTGTCAGGGTGGACATGGAAGAACTGGGTGCTGTACATACTGACAGCCGTGATTGTTCTGGCGATAACGTTCTGGTTTGGAATGATCAGAATATATGTATCATCAAAACAGCTTGGGATCAAATGGCGTGTTATCGGAATACTGTGCGGATGGATACCTGTGGTACATTTGATAGTCCTTGGCAAACTGATAAAGCTTGCATCTGACGAGGCGGTATTTGAGAATGAAAAGCTTATAATGGATAACAACAGGAAACAGAATCAGGTGTGCGCCACAAAATATCCAATTTTGATGGTACATGGAGTATTCTTCAGAGATTTCAGATATCTGAACTATTGGGGAAGGATACCTGCTGCTCTTGAGGCAAATGGCGCAAGGATATTCTATGGCAATCATCAGTCCGCGGCGTCAGTTGCGGATTCGGGGCATGAGATCGCGGATAGGATAAAGCAGATAATCCAGGAGACGGGATGCGGCAAGGTGAATATAATCGCACATTCCAAGGGAGGCCTCGACAGCAGATATGCCATATCTAAGCTTGGAATGGCGCCTTATGTGGCATCCCTCACAACTATAAACACTCCACACAGGGGATGTGAATTTGCGGACTATCTTCTGGGCAAGATACCAGAGAAACAGCAGCAGACCGTGGCAAATACCTACAATTCCGCGCTTAAGAAGCTGGGCGACACAAACCCTGACTTCATAGCGGCGGTGACAGACCTTACCGCGTCAGCGTGTGCAAAACTCAACAGAGAGCTCCCAGATCCGCCGGGAGTATATATACAGAGTACAGGCTCATGCATGAAAAAACCTTCCGGTGGACGATTCCCGCTCAATACCACAAATGCGTTTGTAAAGCATTTTGACGGTGAGAACGATGGACTTGTCGGATATGAGTCGTTTAAATGGGGCTCTAACTTCATTTACCTGAAGCCTCAGGGCAGTCGGGGAATATCCCACGGAGATGTCATAGATCTTAACAGGGAAAACATAGATACGTTTGATGTGAGGGAATTTTATGTGAACCTGGTAAGTGACTTGAGGAGACGCGGATTTTAA
- a CDS encoding ADP-ribosylglycohydrolase family protein yields the protein MLGAIIGDMVGVPYEFNNIKTKDFELFSDETRFSDDSVLTCAVAKALIDSGIDPSDEKIKKML from the coding sequence ATGTTAGGAGCAATAATAGGTGATATGGTAGGTGTACCATATGAGTTTAATAACATTAAGACAAAAGATTTTGAACTGTTTTCGGATGAAACTAGATTTTCAGATGATTCAGTTCTTACATGCGCTGTTGCAAAAGCGCTTATTGATTCTGGAATTGATCCATCTGATGAAAAAATAAAAAAAATGTTGTAA
- a CDS encoding ADP-ribosylglycohydrolase family protein encodes MRVSPVGWFYDTVEETRKIAAITAEVTHNHPDGIKGAEATAAVIFLARIGDTKEEIKEYVEKEFYKLDRTCDEIRPDYKFDVSCQGTVPVAITAFLEGNNFEDVLRISVSMGGDSDTLACIACAMAEAYYGIPSWMIVKVLNRLPEHLRKIVSDYYNKLDWFHEIAYKRGALNYFDEYEYKKMIAEESMKDGI; translated from the coding sequence ATGAGGGTGTCACCTGTAGGATGGTTTTACGATACTGTTGAAGAGACAAGAAAAATTGCGGCTATCACAGCTGAAGTAACACATAATCATCCTGATGGAATAAAAGGAGCTGAAGCTACAGCTGCAGTAATATTTCTTGCAAGGATTGGTGATACAAAAGAAGAAATAAAAGAATATGTGGAAAAGGAATTCTACAAATTAGATCGTACGTGTGATGAAATAAGACCTGATTATAAGTTTGATGTAAGCTGCCAAGGGACAGTACCGGTAGCTATTACAGCATTCCTTGAAGGTAATAATTTCGAAGATGTATTACGGATTTCAGTTTCGATGGGGGGAGATTCGGATACCCTTGCATGTATTGCATGTGCTATGGCTGAGGCATATTATGGAATACCATCATGGATGATTGTAAAAGTATTGAACAGACTTCCGGAACACCTGCGCAAGATAGTAAGTGATTATTATAACAAACTGGACTGGTTTCATGAGATTGCTTATAAAAGGGGTGCTCTTAATTATTTTGATGAATATGAATATAAGAAAATGATTGCTGAGGAGTCAATGAAAGATGGGATTTAG